The Tamandua tetradactyla isolate mTamTet1 chromosome 6, mTamTet1.pri, whole genome shotgun sequence genome contains the following window.
GCTGTGGCACCGGCTGTGGCACCGGCTGTGGCCAGGACGGTGGCAGTGGAGGTGTGAGCTGCCGCGTCAGGTGGTGCCGCCCAGACTGCCGTGTGGAGGGCACCTGCCTTCCCCCCTGCTGTGTGGTGGGCTGCATCCCCCCATCCTGCTGCCAGCTGCACTACGCCCAGGCCTCCTGCTGCCGCCCATCCTACTGTGGGCAGTCCTGCTGCCGCCCAGCCTGCTGCTGTGGGTGTTGCTACCAGCCCAGCTGCTGTGAGCTCGCCTGCTGCCAGCCCACCTGCTAAAAACTTGCTTCTGATGGGAATCCTGAGAAAAGAGGACTTCCAAACTATCCAATGTAGAATCCCAATGAACTTCTGAGCTCCAATATCCATAACCCAGCTTGCAATCTCTTAACACAGCCACATAATTTCCCTgggatttaaatttatttataacagAAGACTAGGAACCTTTCATAGACCTGGATATCAACAGAAGTCCCACAACGTGAAAAGGGATATGTAATCTTTACTCTAAACATCatctgaaatatttcagaaatactCAACAGCTCATTGGAACTTGGATTTCATGATTTTTTCTTCTCGTCTTCAGTGATGAAGTCATTGttgaagttttattttacttGGATTTTCCTAATAATGTTGGGATACCaagatttttcaaattttcaataaatgtggCATTGCATTATGgttttttccttgttcttttctcttttaagaatGGTTCTTTAGATgctatcatccatattttaaaacttcaatcttcatgtgagatcaaagggagatatgtttatttggtgcaaaattcatattttgggtcaTGCGTTACCTAATTGagcttgcatggtcagtttagttgaacaccataagtatacgGAAACCTGAATACAGCATGAGAttgtgtaggtttgtccaggttagtgtgaagccccaatatatcccagagtaatttgggcagtgaatacaaaagtatttgcaaagcccccttgaaggatttgggagaaaggaggaaatattctacttccccatttggagaattcctgatgttttcacaagcaggggggacaacaaaatcaataggttgagccctcaatcttggggttcacctctatgaaacttatttctgcaaaggagaagctaagcctacttataattatgcctaagagtctcccccagagaacctcttttgttgctcagatgtgccctctctctctaagccaacttggcaggtgaactcactaacCTCCCCGCCacatgagacatgattcccaggggtgtaaatctccttggaaacatgggacagaacttctgggaaaaactgggacccagcatcatgagattaaGAAAGactgcttgaccaaaagagggaagagagaaatgagacaaaataaagtttcagtggctgagagatttcaaacagagtcaagaggttatcctggaggttattcttatgcattatatagatatccctttttagtttatggtgatttggagtggctagagggaagaacctgaaactgttgagctgtattccagtagccttgattcttgaagacgattgtataatgatagagctttcacaatgtgactgtgtgattgtgaaaaccttgtgtctgatgctccgtttatccaaggtatggacagataagtaaacaaatagggataaaaacagataaataatagggggataaagggtaaaataaaatgggtagatggaaatactagtggtcaatgagagggagaggtaagggatgtGGCActcatgagtttttcttttttctttttatttctttttctggagtgaggcaaatgttctaaaaatgatcatgatgatgaacacatCACATcacaatatgtgatgatattgtgagccattgattgcacaccatgtatggactgtatgtgtgtgaagatgtgtcaataaaaatattaaaaaaaaaaaaaagaatgtccttTAGACCCCTGCCCTCTGGAGCCCTAAGTTCTCGTCTTTTATCTAAACttgtgcacacacagacacaggtaccttttttccccatttctctgcCAATTCCAAGCACCCAGACTTCAAAGGAAGATAGGGACTGTTGAGAGATTGAAAAGTGCTGTCTCTGCCTATGAGCAGAGAAAAAGTTGAGGTACATATAAATTTTAGCTGTATTAGTGGGTGTATGAAccagttttaaaatgaaattttctctcaaatgaaaataagaaccaaTGATTCCTTGGGTGGGCCAACCAGGTGAGGTCAACTTAGTTAAAACCAGTTCACACATCCCTTGAttttgtggtggttgtttttttaagtgactattgttattgtcattttcattgttattattgtttggggttccttgtgcttttgttttcctttgcacCTCTCCACCCTAAAACTCACAATATTGTGGGGGAGAAACCATGGCTAAATTCTCTGCTGCCACAACATGTAGCAGCAAATCAGCTCCCAGCACACAGCTGGCCCGCAGCATGCAGTAATCACTATTGATTCAAAGCTTTATTTAGCCTTGATCTACACGTTTTATACTCGATAAGGTCTTGCTACAATGTATTACTGAGGTTAAGAAACGAATTATCATTCTTCCTCCCCCAATATTAAACTGTGAAATTTGTGattcattttaaattctgaatgGATCAGAGCTCGGTTTGCATGTCCAGCTAATTTATTTCTACACATTTTgtttgagtttctttttccttctctcaggacttttacaaaaaaaaagtgtatgtgtat
Protein-coding sequences here:
- the LOC143685884 gene encoding keratin-associated protein 1-1-like — its product is MACCHTSFCGFPTCSTDGTCGSSCCQPNCCQNSCCQTGCGGSSCCQPSCCQTSCCQPSCCQTSCCGTSCGTGCGTGCGTGCGTGCGTCCGTGCGTGCGTGCGTGCGQDGGSGGVSCRVRWCRPDCRVEGTCLPPCCVVGCIPPSCCQLHYAQASCCRPSYCGQSCCRPACCCGCCYQPSCCELACCQPTC